One genomic segment of [Pasteurella] aerogenes includes these proteins:
- a CDS encoding AzlC protein, whose protein sequence is MSDIKQTSPIWTAAKAAFPYSMPMMIGFLFLGIAYGLYMKALGFGVWYPLVMAALIYAGSVEFIVAGSLVLAFAPLQVFLITLMVSGRQIFYGISMLEKYGVQNGKKRWYMISAMVDESFSLNYMAKIPPHLDKSWYMFFVTLYLHCYWVFGAALGNLFGNLPLDLKGVEFAMTALFLIIFAENWMKEKNHESSLLGLGLALVCLLLVGKENFLIPTLIGIWGILTLRRPKLAAKLQRIEQIEG, encoded by the coding sequence ATGTCGGATATAAAACAGACAAGCCCGATTTGGACTGCGGCGAAAGCAGCGTTCCCTTATTCGATGCCGATGATGATCGGTTTTTTATTTTTAGGTATTGCTTACGGATTGTATATGAAGGCGCTGGGCTTTGGCGTATGGTATCCGTTGGTGATGGCTGCATTGATTTACGCCGGATCGGTAGAATTTATCGTCGCCGGATCCTTAGTATTGGCATTTGCTCCCTTGCAAGTCTTTTTGATTACCTTAATGGTGAGCGGACGCCAAATCTTTTATGGCATTTCTATGCTGGAAAAATACGGTGTGCAAAATGGAAAAAAACGCTGGTATATGATAAGCGCCATGGTGGATGAAAGTTTTTCTTTAAATTATATGGCAAAAATTCCACCGCACTTAGATAAAAGTTGGTATATGTTTTTTGTCACCCTGTATTTGCATTGTTATTGGGTTTTTGGCGCGGCACTGGGCAACCTTTTTGGCAATTTACCCTTGGATTTAAAAGGTGTGGAGTTTGCCATGACCGCGTTGTTTTTGATTATTTTTGCTGAAAATTGGATGAAAGAAAAAAATCATGAAAGTTCCTTATTAGGCTTGGGGCTGGCGTTGGTTTGTTTATTGTTGGTTGGCAAAGAAAATTTCCTGATCCCGACATTAATCGGCATTTGGGGCATCTTAACCTTACGTCGCCCCAAATTGGCGGCAAAATTACAACGTATTGAACAGATTGAAGGGTAG
- the azlD gene encoding branched-chain amino acid transporter AzlD, with product MTVLEQIITIALAVGAVQLSRLLPFWVFPANRPIPEYIRYLGKVLPAAMFGMLVVYCYKNIDITGGYFGLPDFIAGFVVLVLHFWLKNMFLSMIVGTGLYMFLVQQVFV from the coding sequence ATGACAGTTTTAGAACAAATAATCACTATTGCCTTGGCAGTGGGCGCTGTGCAATTATCGCGTTTGCTTCCTTTTTGGGTATTTCCGGCAAATCGCCCCATTCCTGAATATATTCGTTATTTAGGCAAAGTGCTGCCGGCAGCAATGTTCGGTATGTTAGTGGTTTACTGTTATAAAAATATCGATATTACCGGCGGTTATTTCGGTTTGCCGGATTTTATTGCTGGATTTGTGGTATTAGTGTTGCATTTTTGGCTGAAAAATATGTTTTTATCCATGATTGTCGGTACCGGATTATATATGTTTTTAGTACAACAAGTGTTTGTTTAA